The following is a genomic window from Bacillus sp. FJAT-52991.
CCATATCTTGCATCATTGCTTTTCCGATATGAATTTTCGGGTGAACTTGTTCTTCGTGAACTTCATTGGCGTTCAATAGCTCTTCATACAGCTTCTCTCCTGGTCTGATTCCGGTAAAATGAATACCGATTTCTTCCGTGGTAAAGCCCGATAACTTAATTAAGTTTTTAGCCAAATCGACAATTTTAACTGGCTTCCCCATATCTAACACGAAAATTTCTCCACCGTTCGCTAATGTACCTGCTTGAATGACGAGTCGAGAAGCTTCGGGAATCGTCATAAAATAACGTTCCATTTCTGGATGAGTCACCGTCACAGGCCCACCTTTTCCAATCTGCTTCTTAAACAAGGGGATGACACTGCCACGGCTGCCGAGTACATTTCCAAACCGTACCGCTACAAATTTCGTCTTGCCCCTACTATTCATATTTTGCACAATCATTTCTGCTACTCGTTTCGTCGCGCCCATCACACTCGTTGGATTCACTGCTTTATCAGTAGAAACCATCACAAAGCTCTCTACTTCATATTGGGCAGCGGCTTCTGCGACATTCTTTGTTCCGATAATATTATTTTTGACTGCTTCATGTGGATTCTCTTCCATTAAAGGCACATGCTTATGAGCAGCTGCGTGATAGATGATATCGGGCTTATATTGTTTCATCACTTGCAGCATGCGTTCCCGATCTTGAATATCTGCTATAACAGGAATAATATGTATGAGTTCTTTATATTTTTCCTTCAGCTCCATCTCGATCGTGTAAATGCTATTTTCCCCATGACCAAGCAGTAGAAGCTTCGAAGGGGTGAAATTGGCAATTTGGCGGCAAATTTCCGATCCGATCGATCCACCTGCTCCCGTGACGAGCACCACCTTGTCGCTAATGGCTTCTGCGATATGATCAGTAGCTAGTTCTATCGGTTCCCTTGCCAGCAAATCCTCAGGACAAACATCTTGCCATTGATGGACGGAGAACTTTCCAAGAATGAGCTCTTCTATTTTTGGTACGATTTGCGTTTGTTTATTTGTTTCCAAGCAGGCTTGATAAATTTTATTAATCTCTTTTTTATTAAGAGAGGGAATTGCAATAATAATATGTTCAATATCATAATCTTGAACGGTTTCCTGAATGTTGGCGATGTTCCCCCCTACAGGAACGCCTAATATTTCAAGCCGATGCTTTCTTTTATCATCATCTACGAAAACAACAGGTTGTAAGTCGGTGTCATGTTCTCTTTGCAATTGTCGAACGACCATCGCTCCTGCATCTCCTGCTCCGACAATTAGCGTTCGTTTTTTGCTTTTATCTTGTAAGAGGACCATATCACGCAGC
Proteins encoded in this region:
- a CDS encoding nucleoside-diphosphate sugar epimerase/dehydratase; this translates as MVYQRRVTVLVSIDVLLVFAAVAFGQLVVEGQLEFDSLAVLAIVAGLVCSYQLFASRNHLYKKAWSFASIGELMVLFQTITLSVISMIPIHFITTQQVNLRLYVVIWMALMLLIGGSRFSIRVLRDMVLLQDKSKKRTLIVGAGDAGAMVVRQLQREHDTDLQPVVFVDDDKRKHRLEILGVPVGGNIANIQETVQDYDIEHIIIAIPSLNKKEINKIYQACLETNKQTQIVPKIEELILGKFSVHQWQDVCPEDLLAREPIELATDHIAEAISDKVVLVTGAGGSIGSEICRQIANFTPSKLLLLGHGENSIYTIEMELKEKYKELIHIIPVIADIQDRERMLQVMKQYKPDIIYHAAAHKHVPLMEENPHEAVKNNIIGTKNVAEAAAQYEVESFVMVSTDKAVNPTSVMGATKRVAEMIVQNMNSRGKTKFVAVRFGNVLGSRGSVIPLFKKQIGKGGPVTVTHPEMERYFMTIPEASRLVIQAGTLANGGEIFVLDMGKPVKIVDLAKNLIKLSGFTTEEIGIHFTGIRPGEKLYEELLNANEVHEEQVHPKIHIGKAMMQDMEGIAYLLATFMTMDGHTLAHLLLDIAHHRTVIPQKPVVINT